The following proteins are co-located in the Macadamia integrifolia cultivar HAES 741 chromosome 3, SCU_Mint_v3, whole genome shotgun sequence genome:
- the LOC122073552 gene encoding major allergen Pru ar 1-like isoform X1 — protein MAVTTISNEFSCPIPPARLFKAAILDAHNLLPKIVPDKIKSIEIQGDGGAGSIKQINLADDGPFDFIKHRINEVDEQNFKCKFTLIEGAVIGEKIEKVVDTVQFVASADGGSIIKTTSEFYTIGDYTMGEDEIQMGKDMAVGTFKMVEGYLLQNPDAYA, from the exons ATGGCTGTGACTACCATTAGCAATGAGTTCAGTTGCCCAATCCCTCCTGCTAGGCTTTTCAAGGCTGCAATCCTTGATGCACACAACCTACTTCCCAAGATCGTCCCTGACAAGATCAAATCCATTGAAATTCAAGGAGATGGTGGGGCTGGATCCATCAAACAAATCAACTTGGCCGATG ATGGCCCTTTTGACTTCATCAAGCATCGGATCAATGAAGTTGATGAACAAAATTTTAAGTGCAAGTTTACTCTGATCGAAGGTGCTGTAATAGGGGAAAAGATTGAAAAGGTTGTTGATACAGTTCAGTTCGTGGCCTCTGCAGATGGGGGATCAATCATTAAGACTACTTCTGAGTTTTACACTATTGGTGACTACACAATGGGTGAAGATGAAATCCAGATGGGCAAAGACATGGCCGTCGGAACTTTCAAGATGGTGGAAGGTTACCTCTTGCAGAACCCAGATGCCTATGCTTAA